TTCTACTCGCATCCGGCGGTGTATGTGTTTATTCTGCCGGGCCTGGGGATCATCAGCGAGCTGCTGCCGGTGTTCGTGCGCAAGCCGCTGTTCGGCTACAAATGGATCGCTATGTCGTCCATGGGCATCGCGCTGGTCGGCTTCCTGGTGTGGGCGCACCATATGTTCACCTCAGGCATGGAAGAGTACCTGCGCGTGCCGTTCATGTATAGCACCATGCTCGTGGCGGTGCCGACCGGCGTGAAGTTCTTCAGCTGGGTTGGCACGCTATGGCGCGGCAAGATCATCTACCCCACGCCCATGCTGTTCACACTCGGCGCGATCATTGTGTTCTTGTTCGGCGGGCTGACCGGGCCGCCCAACGGCACGGTAGCGACCGACCTGCACCTGCACGATACCTATTGGATCGTCGGGCACTTCCACAACACCATGTTCGGCGGCTTTGTGTACCCATTCTTCGCGGCGATCTACTACTGGTTCCCGAAGATGACCGGCCGGCGCATGAACGAGCGGCTGGGCAAGTGGCACTTCTGGCTGATGACCCCGGCCTTCTGGGTGATGACCTTCGGCCAGATGCGTGTAGGGCTGCTGGGCATGCGCCGGCGCATCGCCGACTACGACCCGGCTCAGGGCTTCGACACGACGCACCTGGTGGTTACGATCGCCGCCTTTGCAATCGCGTTGTCGGTGCTGATCTTCTTGATCAACCTGGTCAACAGCATTCGGCGCGGCGAGGCGGCCACCGAGAACATCTGGCGCTCGCGCTCGCCCGAGTGGCAGATCCCCTCGCCGGCCCCGGCGCATAACTACGCCGACTACCCGTTCGAGGTGATCGCCGAGCCATACGACTACGGCGCCACACCGGCGTATGTCAGCATCGACCCGGCCGCCGGGCGCGGGCCGAAACCGGCGCCGCACACCACGCCATCGCGTCCGGCCGCCGCTGCCGGCGATTAGTGGCCTTCAGCGCACAGAAAAGGACAATTCTGCATGGATAACCCGAAGAAAGCTGCCGATCTGCGCCGCGGTGTGGTGATCCTGGTGATCCTCGCTGTGTTTACGATCGTCGAGTATATCCTGGCGACCCAGGCCAACGTGCCGCTGCTGCTGGTGCTGATCGCGGTGATCAAGGCGGCGATCGTGCTGCAGTACTTTATGCACCTGCCGCGCGTGTTCTCAGAGGAGGGCAATCACTAATGGCTGTGCATACCACGCATACAACCACGTATCAGCAGAGAATGAGCAACGCGCGGCTGGGCCTGTGGCTGTTCATCCTCTCGGATTCGTTCGTATTCCTGGGGCTGCTGGTCACGCGCTTCTACCTGCTGGGCGGCCTGCGACCCGAACTCGACCAGACGCTGGGGCTGCTGGTTACGGGGGTGCTGCTGGTCAGCAGCTTCTTCATGAATCGTGCCGAGACGGCGATTGCTCACGGCGATCAGAAGCGTTTCTTGAACGGCGTCTTGATCACGATGGTGCTCGGCATCGGCTTTTTGGTTGGTGTGGTCGGCTTCGAGTGGCGCAACGCGCCGTTCGGCCCCGGCGATGGTGCGCAGGGTTCGTCATTCTATATGATGACCGGCATGCACGCGTTTCACGTACTCACCGGCGTGCTGTTCCTGGCAGTGGTGTACCGCAACGGCCGCAAGGGCCGCTACAGCGCCGAGCGGCACTGGGCGGTTGAGGCCTGTGCGAACTACTGGCACTTCGTCGATGTGGTGTGGATCTTCTTCTACCCGGCGCTCTACCTGATCGGCACGGTGGCGGGTTAGCCCGTGCCCGCGCAGCCGGCGGTGCGCAGCGTGGCGTGCCGCCGACTACGCGCTACCTATGCGCGTGCGAGCAACTTCCGTGGCAGGCGTTAGGCCGGCGGTTTGCCTCTGGAACCCCCGGCCTGCGCCACGGCGGTTGGTCAGGCGCCAACCATACACATGAGCATTCCTCTGGTTTCGCGGGTGCAGGCCTGGCCGGCCCGCACATGGCTGCTAGGCCTGGCGGCAGTGATCGCCGGGCTGGCGCTGGTGCTGGCCGGGCGATTTGCGCGCCCGTATACCTTCCACGGCTCGCTGATCGAGTCGCCGGCCCCTGCGCCCGATTTTACCCTGAACGACCAGCATGGCCAGCCATTCCGCCTGAGCGACCAGGCCGGCAAGGTGGTGCTGCTCTACTTCGGCTACACCGCATGCCCGGATGTCTGCCCAACCACACTGGCCGAGTTCAAGCTGGCGCGCGCACGGCTGGGGCCACTGGCCGACCAGGCGCGCTTTGTGTTCGTCACGATCGATCCGCGGCGCGACACCGCCGCGCTGCTGCGCACCTACCTGGCCGACTTCGACGCTTCGTTCGTGGGGCTCACCGGCACACCGCGCGAGCTACAGCCGGCCTGGCACGCCTATGGCGTGTATGTCGACGCGCGGCCTGGCCTGGAGACGATCGACCACACCAACCGGGTGTATGTGATCGATACGCGCGGGCGGCTGCGGCTGACCTACTCGCTCGATACGAATGCGTCGGCACTGGCCGACGATGTGCGTGAGCTGATCGGCGAGGCGCGCCAGTAGGCGGCTCTTAGCGATACTTCTTAATCCTGCTGTGAGCAGTTCACAGCAAATCGAATAGAGGCTCTATGCGCTTGCTTAGATCGCCAATTGTGCGCCGCCTGCTGATCAGCTTTGTGATCGGCCTGGTGCTGGCCTGGGGCATGAGCGAGGTTTCGTTTGCGCTGCTGCGAGACAGCAGCGACCATGTGCCGCAGCGGGTCGAGCTCGATATTCCAGCCGGTACGGCTGATCGCGTGGCCGCCGGCGAAGCGGTGCCGTCGCTGCCGCCCGAGATGGTGTTTGTGGTGGGCGATGTGCTGGTAGTGCGCAACGACGATCTGGTCAGCCATCAGCTTGGCCCGGTGTGGGTGCCGCCGGGCAGCAGCGCCAGCCTGGCGCTCGAGCGCCCCGACAAATACTCATATGCGTGCAGCTTTCAGCCGAGCCGCTACCTGGGCCTCGATGTGCGCTCGCGCGTCACGCTGACCACACGGGTGCTGGCGATCGTATTGGCGGGGCCGCCCATGGGCGTGCTGATCGGCATCTATAGCCTGATCGTCCGCCCGGTGCGCCAACCGCCGGCCGCGCGCCCGGCGCTACCATAGGCGCAGATCGCCCGGCGCAGCAGCGCGCAGCTACGAAAGCGGAGCCTGCTCCAATGGCCAAGCTACTCTTCAGCAAGCAATGGTGGTGGTCGACACTGCTGGTGTTTGCCGCGCTGGCGGTGATGATTCGCCTGGGGATCTGGCAGCTCGATCGGCTGGCCCAGCGGCGCGCGTTCAACGCGCGCGTGGCCGCCCAGCAGGCGCGCCCACCGTTTGAGCTGGCCGGCAGCGCGCTCGATGCCGATCTCGCGGCTATGGAGTATCGGGCCGTTACAGTGACCGGCAGCTACGACCATAGCCAGGAGGTTGCGCTACGCAACCAGGTACACGACGGACAGCCGGGCGTGCGGCTGCTGACGCCGCTGCTGATCGCCGGCACCGACCGGGCCGTGCTGGTCGATCGCGGCTGGATACCGGCCGATCAAGCCGCGCCCGAGCAGCGCGCGCAGTTTGCCGAGCCAGGCACGGTGGTGGTGCGCGGGGTGATCCGGGCCTCGCAGAGCCAGCCCGATTTTGGTGGCGTGGCCGATCCGCCGAGCGCGCCGGGTGAGCGGCT
The sequence above is drawn from the Candidatus Kouleothrix ribensis genome and encodes:
- a CDS encoding SCO family protein, which translates into the protein MSIPLVSRVQAWPARTWLLGLAAVIAGLALVLAGRFARPYTFHGSLIESPAPAPDFTLNDQHGQPFRLSDQAGKVVLLYFGYTACPDVCPTTLAEFKLARARLGPLADQARFVFVTIDPRRDTAALLRTYLADFDASFVGLTGTPRELQPAWHAYGVYVDARPGLETIDHTNRVYVIDTRGRLRLTYSLDTNASALADDVRELIGEARQ
- a CDS encoding cytochrome C oxidase subunit IV family protein — protein: MDNPKKAADLRRGVVILVILAVFTIVEYILATQANVPLLLVLIAVIKAAIVLQYFMHLPRVFSEEGNH
- a CDS encoding heme-copper oxidase subunit III; the encoded protein is MAVHTTHTTTYQQRMSNARLGLWLFILSDSFVFLGLLVTRFYLLGGLRPELDQTLGLLVTGVLLVSSFFMNRAETAIAHGDQKRFLNGVLITMVLGIGFLVGVVGFEWRNAPFGPGDGAQGSSFYMMTGMHAFHVLTGVLFLAVVYRNGRKGRYSAERHWAVEACANYWHFVDVVWIFFYPALYLIGTVAG
- a CDS encoding SURF1 family protein, with the translated sequence MAKLLFSKQWWWSTLLVFAALAVMIRLGIWQLDRLAQRRAFNARVAAQQARPPFELAGSALDADLAAMEYRAVTVTGSYDHSQEVALRNQVHDGQPGVRLLTPLLIAGTDRAVLVDRGWIPADQAAPEQRAQFAEPGTVVVRGVIRASQSQPDFGGVADPPSAPGERLLTWNMANVARITQQTTLPLLPVYVQQAPDPSWQRLPARGLPELDLSEGPHLGYAVQWFVFAAVLLLGYPRYLWQQARAAGAHPATAQLEEPI
- a CDS encoding cbb3-type cytochrome c oxidase subunit I, which codes for MIVIRLALGLEAWSAEPITVVAALIGAIAFLFGTGVMSDWTQWALGHDTPEEHHEPDPREPGWVRYFNVSTDHKVIGIQYGITSVVVLVLAGLFALIFRTELAASGMQFLTPQLYNTLMGLHGIVMIASILLGVGAMSNYLVPLLIGASDMAFPRLNALAYWVNVPGALLVVSSLFLGGFDTGWTGYPPLSARAPLGMQMFFLGVYLIGLSSILGSLNLVVTTVRMRAPGMSWFRMPIFVWASFATALIGMTATQLIGLSFMMVMIQRLLGLGFFDPAKGGNVILFQHLFWFYSHPAVYVFILPGLGIISELLPVFVRKPLFGYKWIAMSSMGIALVGFLVWAHHMFTSGMEEYLRVPFMYSTMLVAVPTGVKFFSWVGTLWRGKIIYPTPMLFTLGAIIVFLFGGLTGPPNGTVATDLHLHDTYWIVGHFHNTMFGGFVYPFFAAIYYWFPKMTGRRMNERLGKWHFWLMTPAFWVMTFGQMRVGLLGMRRRIADYDPAQGFDTTHLVVTIAAFAIALSVLIFLINLVNSIRRGEAATENIWRSRSPEWQIPSPAPAHNYADYPFEVIAEPYDYGATPAYVSIDPAAGRGPKPAPHTTPSRPAAAAGD